In Myxococcales bacterium, the following proteins share a genomic window:
- a CDS encoding heavy metal translocating P-type ATPase, with protein MSDHQRSHHVHQDSQQPAPTSAKDLVCGMTVSEQSPHRHEHGDRAYFFCSEKCRAKFAAEPLRYVAPAAALAPRPIESSTDAATVYVCPMHPEIRRNEPGTCPKCGMALEAELPSINDEANPELADFQRRFWWTLPLTVIVTAMAMFGHQLGWFDMATQSWIELALSAPVVLWAGWPFFVRGAQSIAHKSPNMWTLISIGTGAAFVYSVVATVAPSVFPASFFAMGRVAVYFEAAVVIISLTLLGQLLELKARSQTSGAIKSLLRLAPKTARRISADGSEQDVALSHVHVGDSLRVRPGEQVPVDGIVLEGRSAVDEAMLTGEPLPVSKGPGDKLIGATLNTSGALVMRSERVGAQTMLAQIVQMVAQAQRSKAPMQRMADRVAGWFVIVVVAIALATFLVWGLIGPEPSWVYGLVNAVAVLIIACPCALGLATPMSIMVATGKAATQGVLFRDAAAIERFRAVDTLIVDKTGTLTEGKPSFNRAVPVEGGSADEVLRLAASLDQGSEHPLADAIVRAARERGLVLDKAEAFESSSGIGVRGRVAGQDLSLGNTTLMNQLGIDVDGLRAQAETLREEGASVMHLSVDGRLMGLLAVSDAVKASTPEAIATLKRSGLRVVMATGDGLTTARAVAARLGIDEVHGEVKPADKLALVERLQGEGRIVAMAGDGINDAPALAKADVGVAMGTGTDVAMNSAQVTLVKGDLRGIVRARVISSATVANMKQNLGFAFIYNALGIPLAAGVLYPATGWLLSPMIAALAMSLSSVSVVANALRLRAARTS; from the coding sequence ATGTCCGACCACCAAAGATCCCATCACGTTCATCAGGATTCGCAACAGCCGGCGCCCACCTCGGCAAAGGACTTGGTGTGCGGTATGACCGTCAGCGAGCAGTCGCCTCATCGGCACGAGCACGGAGATCGCGCTTACTTCTTTTGCAGCGAGAAATGCCGGGCGAAGTTTGCCGCCGAGCCACTTAGGTACGTCGCTCCCGCCGCGGCGCTCGCCCCGCGCCCCATCGAGAGCTCCACCGACGCCGCAACGGTCTACGTCTGCCCCATGCATCCGGAGATCAGGCGGAACGAGCCAGGGACCTGCCCAAAATGCGGCATGGCGCTGGAGGCTGAGCTGCCGAGCATCAATGATGAAGCGAATCCCGAGCTGGCGGACTTTCAACGGCGCTTTTGGTGGACCCTACCGCTGACGGTCATCGTCACCGCAATGGCGATGTTCGGGCATCAGCTCGGTTGGTTCGACATGGCGACGCAGAGCTGGATCGAGCTGGCGCTTTCGGCGCCCGTGGTGCTGTGGGCTGGGTGGCCTTTCTTTGTGCGCGGCGCGCAGTCGATTGCGCATAAAAGCCCCAATATGTGGACGCTTATCTCCATCGGGACCGGAGCGGCATTCGTCTATAGCGTCGTCGCGACCGTCGCGCCAAGTGTGTTTCCTGCCTCGTTCTTCGCTATGGGCCGGGTCGCGGTGTACTTCGAAGCCGCCGTCGTCATCATCTCGCTGACGCTGCTCGGACAGCTGCTGGAGCTAAAGGCGCGTTCGCAGACCTCGGGCGCCATCAAGTCGCTGCTCCGGCTGGCGCCGAAGACCGCGCGCCGCATCAGCGCGGACGGCAGCGAGCAGGACGTTGCGCTTTCGCATGTGCACGTCGGCGATTCGCTGCGCGTCCGCCCGGGCGAACAAGTCCCCGTCGACGGCATCGTGCTGGAAGGGCGCAGCGCGGTCGACGAGGCCATGCTGACTGGCGAGCCGCTGCCCGTGAGCAAGGGCCCAGGCGACAAACTCATCGGCGCCACGCTCAATACCAGCGGCGCACTCGTCATGCGCTCCGAGCGTGTCGGCGCGCAAACGATGCTTGCGCAGATCGTGCAGATGGTCGCGCAGGCGCAGCGCTCCAAGGCGCCCATGCAACGCATGGCCGACCGAGTTGCGGGCTGGTTCGTGATAGTGGTGGTTGCCATTGCCCTTGCGACGTTCCTAGTCTGGGGCCTCATCGGTCCCGAACCGAGCTGGGTGTATGGCCTGGTCAACGCGGTGGCGGTGCTCATTATCGCGTGTCCGTGTGCGCTTGGGTTGGCGACGCCGATGTCGATCATGGTCGCGACCGGCAAGGCGGCTACCCAAGGCGTGCTCTTCCGCGACGCTGCTGCGATCGAACGGTTTCGCGCCGTCGACACGCTAATCGTCGACAAGACGGGCACGCTCACGGAAGGCAAGCCCTCGTTTAATCGCGCCGTGCCGGTCGAGGGTGGCTCAGCCGATGAGGTGTTGCGGCTCGCCGCCAGCCTTGACCAGGGCAGCGAGCATCCACTTGCGGACGCCATCGTGCGCGCGGCCCGCGAGCGCGGCCTCGTGCTCGACAAGGCCGAGGCATTTGAGTCGAGCTCGGGGATCGGCGTGCGCGGCCGGGTGGCGGGCCAGGACCTCTCGCTCGGCAACACAACGCTCATGAATCAGCTCGGAATCGATGTGGATGGCCTGCGCGCGCAAGCAGAAACGCTGCGCGAGGAGGGGGCTAGCGTGATGCATCTGTCAGTCGATGGCCGGTTGATGGGACTCCTAGCGGTGTCGGACGCCGTCAAGGCCAGCACGCCCGAAGCGATCGCAACGTTGAAACGTTCAGGGTTGCGCGTCGTGATGGCCACGGGCGATGGGCTGACAACTGCACGCGCGGTCGCGGCCCGCCTCGGCATCGACGAGGTGCATGGCGAGGTGAAGCCCGCAGACAAGCTCGCGTTGGTAGAGCGCCTGCAAGGGGAAGGCCGCATTGTTGCGATGGCGGGCGACGGCATCAACGACGCGCCCGCGCTGGCGAAGGCTGACGTGGGCGTCGCGATGGGCACCGGTACCGACGTAGCGATGAACAGCGCGCAGGTCACGCTCGTGAAGGGCGATCTGCGAGGCATCGTGCGCGCTCGCGTGATCTCCTCGGCCACCGTCGCGAACATGAAGCAGAACCTCGGCTTTGCATTTATCTACAACGCGCTCGGCATTCCCCTAGCTGCCGGCGTGCTGTATCCCGCCACCGGCTGGCTGCTCTCGCCTATGATCGCCGCGCTCGCGATGAGTCTTAGCTCCGTGTCCGTCGTCGCCAATGCACTACGTCTGCGCGCTGCGCGCACGAGCTGA
- a CDS encoding helix-turn-helix transcriptional regulator, giving the protein MGKRRPSHCPIHYALGVFGDAWTLLIVRDLMFKEKTSYREILESDESISTNILADRLATLEDNGIIKKEIIHTASARTRYSLTEKGLALMPLLVEMIAWSGTYDADTAAPPDFVRRAKTNRNALLIELKKQHSRSA; this is encoded by the coding sequence ATGGGAAAGCGGAGGCCGTCACATTGTCCAATTCACTATGCGCTCGGGGTGTTCGGCGACGCTTGGACGTTGCTCATTGTCAGGGACTTGATGTTCAAGGAAAAAACCAGCTACCGGGAGATTCTTGAGTCAGACGAATCGATTTCGACCAATATTTTGGCGGACCGTCTGGCAACACTTGAAGACAACGGCATCATCAAAAAGGAAATCATCCACACCGCTTCGGCGCGAACGCGCTACTCACTTACCGAGAAGGGGCTGGCTTTAATGCCCTTGTTAGTCGAAATGATTGCGTGGAGCGGCACCTATGACGCCGACACCGCCGCGCCACCTGACTTTGTTCGGCGGGCGAAGACAAACCGCAATGCGCTCCTGATAGAACTCAAGAAGCAACATAGTCGCTCCGCGTAG
- a CDS encoding SRPBCC family protein, which produces MTTLENTIRIKATPQQVWQALGQLDALEKYDSGVKKSTLLDGPKEGMGATRQCDLTPGGWFRERVTDWKPGATLAFELTACTLPVKALRHSYRFEVDGAETIVTQKMEYQLKFGPLGALMDVLMVRIQWNSGIKSFFAGLKAHVEQQKS; this is translated from the coding sequence ATGACAACGCTTGAAAACACGATTCGGATTAAGGCAACCCCTCAGCAAGTGTGGCAAGCGCTTGGTCAACTTGATGCCCTGGAGAAGTATGATTCAGGTGTCAAAAAGTCGACCTTGCTGGATGGCCCGAAAGAAGGAATGGGCGCCACCCGTCAATGCGACCTGACTCCTGGCGGTTGGTTTCGGGAACGCGTGACGGACTGGAAACCCGGAGCCACTCTCGCGTTTGAATTGACGGCCTGCACGCTGCCCGTCAAGGCGCTCCGCCACAGCTACCGATTTGAAGTCGACGGCGCTGAAACCATTGTCACGCAGAAAATGGAGTACCAGCTCAAGTTTGGTCCCTTGGGCGCCTTGATGGACGTGCTGATGGTGCGAATACAATGGAACAGCGGCATCAAGTCGTTTTTCGCTGGGCTTAAGGCACATGTGGAGCAGCAAAAGTCGTGA
- a CDS encoding TfoX/Sxy family protein: MSFDERLALRIRELLASRDDVVEKRMFGGLCFMVNGHMCCGLTATDFMVRVGPEQFESALSEAHARPMDFTGRPLKGMVYVSAGGTKDKAGLQKWVNLGLRLVDSLPDKSLKIQTKPKKVLKRRL; encoded by the coding sequence GTGAGTTTTGATGAACGCTTGGCGCTGCGCATCCGTGAGCTTCTCGCAAGCCGCGATGACGTAGTTGAAAAACGCATGTTCGGAGGCCTGTGTTTTATGGTGAATGGCCACATGTGCTGCGGTCTGACGGCCACGGACTTCATGGTGCGTGTTGGACCAGAGCAGTTCGAGTCGGCGCTTTCGGAGGCGCACGCAAGACCAATGGATTTCACCGGTCGCCCGCTCAAGGGCATGGTGTACGTGAGCGCTGGCGGAACCAAGGATAAAGCCGGGCTTCAAAAATGGGTGAATCTCGGCTTACGCTTGGTCGACAGCCTGCCGGACAAGTCATTGAAAATACAAACGAAACCAAAAAAAGTACTCAAAAGACGACTATAG